From one Aeropyrum camini SY1 = JCM 12091 genomic stretch:
- the rpl4p gene encoding 50S ribosomal protein L4 — protein MYTYMALYTGQEKIVPVYDERGGEKDSVVLPKIFYFPVRKDLIRRAFLSEFTARLQPKGRDPMAGKRTSAVSLGVGRGVARVPRIKGSLRAALVNMARGGRAAHPPRVEKVLKEEINRKEKRLATISAISATSKEDLVRDRGHRFSAETLPIVLDSSVLSSVSTAREARALLESVGVYEDIIRAKEGRRYNAGKGKMRGRRYKVPKSILFVVEDSRAPLALAVKGLPGVDVTTPSLLSVLQLAPGGHPGRLTVYTTGALKLLSERFEVTMP, from the coding sequence ATGTACACCTATATGGCGCTCTACACGGGGCAGGAGAAGATAGTTCCTGTCTACGACGAGAGGGGAGGTGAGAAGGACTCCGTAGTCCTACCCAAGATATTCTACTTCCCCGTCCGCAAGGACCTCATACGCAGGGCCTTCCTAAGCGAGTTCACAGCGAGGCTCCAGCCTAAGGGCAGGGATCCTATGGCTGGTAAGAGGACCAGCGCTGTGAGCCTGGGAGTAGGCAGAGGCGTTGCCCGTGTACCCAGAATAAAGGGTAGTCTAAGAGCCGCTCTAGTAAATATGGCCAGAGGCGGCAGAGCGGCTCACCCGCCCCGGGTGGAGAAAGTTCTCAAGGAGGAAATAAACAGGAAGGAGAAGAGGCTCGCTACTATAAGCGCTATATCGGCAACATCCAAGGAGGACCTAGTTAGGGATCGCGGCCACAGGTTCAGCGCCGAAACACTGCCTATAGTGCTGGACTCGAGCGTTCTCTCCTCAGTATCAACAGCCCGAGAGGCGAGAGCCCTGCTAGAGTCCGTCGGCGTCTATGAGGACATAATCCGCGCCAAGGAGGGGAGAAGATACAATGCTGGGAAGGGTAAGATGAGGGGGAGAAGGTATAAGGTCCCGAAGAGCATTCTATTCGTAGTAGAGGATTCTAGAGCACCCCTAGCTCTCGCCGTAAAAGGGCTTCCAGGCGTGGATGTAACGACACCCTCACTACTGAGCGTACTCCAGCTAGCCCCTGGAGGCCACCCTGGGAGGCTCACTGTATACACGACGGGGGCGCTTAAGCTCTTGTCGGAGAGGTTCGAGGTGACTATGCCGTGA
- a CDS encoding 50S ribosomal protein L23 — translation MKPEEVIVRVYVTEKTTRMLEEENTLTFIVRREATKSDIKRAVEQLFGVKVVKVRTLITPRGEKKAYVKLAPEYKALDVATKLGAV, via the coding sequence GTGAAGCCCGAGGAGGTTATAGTGAGAGTATATGTGACGGAGAAGACTACGAGGATGCTCGAGGAGGAGAATACGTTGACATTTATAGTGAGGAGAGAAGCGACGAAAAGCGATATAAAAAGGGCCGTGGAGCAGCTCTTCGGGGTGAAAGTTGTGAAAGTCAGAACTCTCATAACACCGCGTGGGGAGAAGAAGGCGTATGTCAAGCTGGCGCCTGAGTATAAGGCCTTGGACGTCGCAACGAAGCTTGGAGCAGTCTAA
- a CDS encoding Mrp/NBP35 family ATP-binding protein, with the protein MSTQGGGKPSKGFRVSRSEYKAIAERMKTIQEQQMKIVRNMRRIRYKIAVISTKGGVGKSFVTASLAAALAAEGRRVGVFDADISGPSVHKMLGLNTGMGMPSQLDGTVKPVEVPPGIKVASIGLLLPMDEVPLIWRGAIKTSAIRELLAYVDWGELDYLLIDLPPGTGDEVLTITQIIPNITGFLVVTIPSEIAKSVVKKAVSFAKRIEAPVIGIVENMSYFRCSDGSIHYIFGRGAAEEIASQYGIELLGKIPIDPAIREANDRGKIFFLENPKSEASKEFLKIARRIIEIVEKLGPKPPAWGPQME; encoded by the coding sequence TTGTCTACTCAAGGGGGCGGCAAACCTTCTAAGGGATTCCGTGTTAGCCGGAGCGAGTACAAGGCTATCGCTGAGAGGATGAAGACCATACAGGAGCAGCAGATGAAGATCGTTAGAAATATGCGTAGGATCAGGTACAAAATAGCTGTTATAAGCACTAAGGGCGGAGTCGGGAAGAGCTTCGTAACAGCAAGCCTAGCCGCGGCCCTGGCCGCCGAGGGCCGCAGGGTTGGGGTTTTCGACGCTGATATCAGCGGCCCTAGCGTCCACAAGATGCTCGGTCTAAATACTGGTATGGGCATGCCCTCTCAGCTTGACGGTACTGTCAAGCCTGTAGAGGTCCCCCCGGGTATAAAGGTAGCGAGCATAGGGCTACTCCTGCCTATGGACGAGGTGCCTCTAATATGGAGGGGAGCAATAAAGACTAGCGCCATCAGAGAGCTTCTCGCATACGTCGATTGGGGCGAGCTCGACTATCTACTCATAGACCTTCCTCCGGGGACGGGCGATGAGGTCCTCACTATAACCCAGATAATACCAAACATAACTGGCTTCCTGGTAGTGACGATACCTAGTGAGATAGCGAAATCAGTCGTCAAGAAGGCTGTTAGCTTCGCCAAGAGAATAGAGGCCCCGGTCATAGGGATAGTGGAGAACATGAGCTACTTTAGATGCAGCGACGGCTCTATACACTACATCTTCGGCCGCGGGGCGGCCGAGGAGATAGCATCACAGTACGGCATAGAGTTGCTCGGAAAAATACCAATTGATCCAGCAATAAGAGAGGCCAACGACAGGGGCAAGATCTTCTTCCTAGAGAACCCGAAGAGCGAGGCGTCAAAGGAGTTCCTCAAGATCGCACGGAGGATAATAGAGATCGTTGAAAAACTAGGTCCCAAGCCGCCTGCGTGGGGCCCGCAGATGGAATAG
- a CDS encoding CBS domain-containing protein produces MASRVVSYMTREVYTVTPDNTVAHARKLMLTHDISRLPVVEGTMLKGIITITDIADALVRKYPNRPANSILVSEIMTRDVVTIEGTKSVKTAASLMLKHNIGGLPVVAPDGTLEGIITRTDLTRYFSEKMKGVSLVKEYMREVYAKARKEHSIFYVLRLMEIDATGKVLILDGDRLVGVITKRDIAFLATPISMHGTPKYVKIKKPLVYKDRIGSTRIYLVPLAKDVMTPNPITVEPEEDLARAAEVMVREGIGVLPVVNGEKVLGVVTKIEVLQAIVSSRRVRRRL; encoded by the coding sequence GTGGCCTCGAGGGTCGTCTCCTATATGACCAGGGAGGTGTACACTGTAACGCCAGATAACACAGTCGCCCACGCTAGAAAGCTCATGCTCACACACGATATTAGCAGGCTCCCTGTTGTCGAGGGCACTATGCTCAAGGGTATTATAACTATAACTGACATAGCAGACGCTCTCGTCAGGAAGTATCCAAACAGGCCTGCCAACTCTATCCTAGTGAGCGAGATTATGACTAGGGATGTGGTGACTATAGAGGGTACTAAGAGTGTTAAGACAGCCGCTTCCCTCATGCTGAAGCACAATATAGGCGGTCTTCCCGTTGTGGCGCCTGATGGAACGTTGGAAGGTATTATAACCAGGACTGACCTGACGAGATACTTTTCAGAGAAGATGAAGGGTGTAAGCCTGGTTAAAGAGTATATGCGTGAGGTCTACGCAAAGGCCCGGAAGGAGCACAGTATCTTCTACGTTTTAAGGCTTATGGAGATAGACGCAACTGGAAAGGTTCTAATACTAGACGGTGACAGGCTTGTGGGAGTTATAACTAAGAGGGATATAGCATTCCTAGCAACGCCGATATCAATGCATGGGACGCCGAAATATGTTAAGATAAAGAAGCCCCTAGTCTACAAGGACAGGATAGGCTCTACAAGAATCTATCTAGTCCCCCTAGCGAAGGATGTTATGACTCCAAATCCGATAACAGTGGAGCCCGAGGAGGACCTGGCTAGGGCTGCAGAGGTGATGGTTAGGGAGGGGATAGGTGTTCTCCCAGTGGTGAACGGCGAGAAGGTTCTAGGCGTGGTGACGAAGATCGAGGTCCTCCAGGCTATAGTTTCCTCACGGCGGGTGAGGAGGAGGCTATAA
- a CDS encoding CBS domain-containing protein: MSKRGGGGPRRPARPPIKYIASTPKQTRIVTRSRPEGVRWLRADGTPNWSQRVRRLPGDAKELASRPAVGIHKSAPILSAAEKIASHRVRGLVVIKGGEDGVLEGILLATDLVNYLGGGDYYQIVENRHRDSIYSALRKEVVATIMNRHPITVYVTDDLDTILRIMVGEGVGFLPVLYDDGTLHGVITERNILGRIADMPYDKKVGDYMTSTIVGVDPEAPLKEAMKSMVAHGFRRLPVISSSTGEIKGVITAKDIVAYFGRHEAFKNAQSGRLSEAISIPVYMVMSPEVYTIDEKASVADAARRMLELGVDSLIVVDGGEARGIITERDVLVASIVEGEG; the protein is encoded by the coding sequence ATGAGTAAGAGGGGAGGTGGAGGTCCCAGGAGGCCCGCGAGGCCCCCAATAAAGTATATCGCCTCGACGCCCAAGCAGACCCGCATTGTCACCAGGTCCCGGCCAGAGGGGGTTAGATGGCTGAGGGCAGACGGTACTCCAAACTGGAGCCAGCGGGTTAGGCGGCTGCCAGGCGACGCTAAGGAGCTTGCCTCCAGGCCCGCGGTGGGTATACACAAGTCCGCTCCCATACTTTCGGCGGCTGAGAAGATAGCCTCCCACAGGGTTAGGGGTCTCGTGGTGATTAAAGGGGGTGAGGATGGTGTTCTAGAGGGCATATTGCTTGCCACAGACCTTGTAAACTATCTTGGGGGCGGCGACTACTATCAGATTGTTGAAAACAGGCATAGGGACAGTATCTACAGCGCCCTTAGGAAGGAGGTTGTAGCAACTATTATGAACAGACACCCTATAACGGTTTATGTTACTGACGATCTTGACACTATACTTAGGATAATGGTTGGGGAGGGAGTGGGCTTTCTCCCTGTTCTATACGATGATGGTACTCTCCACGGCGTCATAACGGAGAGAAACATTTTGGGGAGGATAGCCGACATGCCCTACGACAAGAAGGTTGGAGACTACATGACCTCCACTATAGTAGGTGTAGATCCCGAGGCGCCTCTAAAGGAGGCGATGAAGTCTATGGTGGCACACGGCTTCAGGAGGCTCCCTGTCATCTCGTCCTCCACGGGAGAGATTAAGGGGGTCATTACAGCGAAAGACATTGTTGCCTATTTCGGCCGTCACGAGGCGTTTAAAAACGCTCAGAGCGGAAGGCTGAGCGAAGCCATATCGATCCCGGTATACATGGTAATGTCGCCGGAGGTTTACACTATAGATGAGAAGGCCAGCGTGGCTGACGCGGCCAGGAGAATGCTAGAGCTGGGTGTTGACAGCCTCATAGTTGTTGATGGCGGGGAGGCTAGGGGGATAATAACGGAGCGGGACGTTCTTGTAGCATCTATCGTTGAGGGTGAGGGCTAG
- a CDS encoding CBS domain-containing protein, whose product MEGLAQHSKFLRRRLLEIDLLKPVSVEKSASIGELRRVLRETGSRILVVANDEGRLEGVIYRSSVILVTSRKSEAKAQDIMDEPPVVLKPHDLLEEAVFSMLKYDEWYSPVVNDAYRILGLLGLEIPIRLLLDAGFYQGYTVRDVMTRDVDYVLDGDSLTRVWEIMVEKRYAGVPVVDKQMVLKGIVTQYDLIKKGYTRLGLESETPPHRVRVESVMTRSVIYAAETDPLEDVARIMLEQGIGRVPVVKSRDSRILTGIVDREDLVRLYFKSRGRA is encoded by the coding sequence GTGGAGGGGCTGGCACAGCATTCCAAGTTTTTACGGAGAAGGCTGCTCGAGATTGACCTCCTTAAACCTGTGTCGGTGGAAAAGAGCGCCTCTATAGGGGAGTTAAGGAGGGTATTACGGGAGACTGGGTCGAGGATACTTGTGGTGGCGAATGATGAGGGAAGGCTAGAGGGCGTGATCTATAGGTCCTCGGTCATCCTCGTGACCAGCAGGAAGAGCGAGGCGAAGGCTCAGGATATTATGGATGAGCCTCCGGTTGTCCTAAAACCCCACGATCTCCTGGAGGAGGCGGTATTCTCTATGTTAAAGTATGATGAGTGGTATTCTCCGGTAGTCAACGATGCCTACAGGATTCTTGGCCTCTTGGGTCTTGAAATCCCCATTAGGCTCTTACTGGATGCCGGCTTTTACCAAGGCTATACTGTGAGAGACGTTATGACCAGGGACGTGGATTATGTGCTTGATGGAGACAGCCTGACGCGCGTTTGGGAGATAATGGTGGAGAAGAGATATGCTGGTGTCCCAGTGGTAGATAAGCAGATGGTCCTCAAGGGTATAGTGACGCAGTACGACTTGATTAAGAAGGGTTACACAAGGCTGGGGCTTGAAAGCGAGACGCCGCCTCATAGGGTGAGGGTGGAGAGTGTTATGACACGCTCCGTCATTTACGCTGCCGAGACTGATCCCTTGGAGGATGTGGCCAGGATAATGCTGGAACAGGGGATTGGAAGGGTTCCCGTCGTCAAGTCCCGGGACTCCAGGATTCTTACGGGGATTGTAGATAGGGAGGATTTAGTGAGGCTTTACTTTAAGAGCCGGGGAAGAGCGTGA
- a CDS encoding thiamine-phosphate kinase, with amino-acid sequence MEGFAEWIRKLRKLSRESGSEACWGYDACPAGEGIIASIDGYSMDSSRLPWMSLSDWGWKSVVAAASDIAASGGTTFHVMYSIGIDSVDKALEIARGVREAAEWIGAGVGKSDFNTSSYAWIDVAVLGRSNRPLGRFGAGPGMAVVQVGASGYGLLSDAVLNGRLQPGDLPEPVGEYTRRPKPPIAMGAKLSSCGVEAAVDNSDGLGASLHILGVESGVSIILDDVLVDRRVMEMLGELGLDKWAVLESWEDYNIVAVGGEEAAECVLRWCRILGIPCARVGRTSRGRAGRVLIDGGRREFRVSGWTWL; translated from the coding sequence ATGGAAGGCTTTGCCGAGTGGATTAGAAAGCTTAGAAAGCTGTCCCGCGAGTCGGGCTCGGAGGCATGTTGGGGCTACGACGCTTGCCCCGCGGGTGAGGGGATTATCGCCTCTATAGACGGGTACTCTATGGATTCCAGCAGGCTTCCCTGGATGAGTCTTAGCGACTGGGGCTGGAAGTCAGTGGTGGCCGCCGCTTCAGACATAGCAGCCTCTGGAGGCACGACCTTTCACGTAATGTATAGTATTGGTATTGATAGTGTCGATAAAGCCCTGGAGATTGCTCGGGGTGTCAGGGAGGCTGCTGAATGGATTGGAGCCGGTGTCGGGAAGTCAGACTTCAACACCTCGAGTTACGCCTGGATAGACGTTGCTGTGCTGGGACGGTCTAACAGACCATTGGGTAGGTTCGGGGCTGGGCCTGGCATGGCTGTAGTGCAGGTTGGGGCGTCTGGCTACGGCCTGCTCTCCGACGCTGTTCTAAACGGCCGCCTACAGCCTGGGGATCTTCCGGAGCCTGTAGGAGAATATACCAGGAGGCCGAAGCCCCCCATAGCCATGGGTGCCAAGCTGTCTTCTTGCGGTGTCGAAGCGGCCGTGGACAATAGTGACGGGCTGGGTGCTTCCCTCCATATTCTAGGTGTTGAGAGTGGCGTGTCGATTATTTTAGATGATGTCCTTGTCGACAGGCGCGTCATGGAGATGTTGGGTGAGTTGGGCCTGGATAAATGGGCTGTTCTGGAGAGCTGGGAAGACTATAATATAGTGGCTGTCGGGGGTGAGGAGGCCGCGGAATGTGTGCTTCGTTGGTGTAGGATCCTCGGCATCCCATGCGCAAGGGTTGGCCGCACATCACGGGGTAGGGCTGGCAGGGTTTTGATAGATGGTGGTAGGAGAGAGTTCAGGGTTTCAGGCTGGACATGGCTCTAA